A genomic segment from Malaclemys terrapin pileata isolate rMalTer1 chromosome 1, rMalTer1.hap1, whole genome shotgun sequence encodes:
- the TEX30 gene encoding testis-expressed protein 30 isoform X3, whose product MPRARSLQRSAGEAGLLRGRGSARSAAQKEPARREPARPGAAGFVLCLLKGKRPCPSATWVKVKIPFGNKYLDAIFSVPDKILTHGVILTHGAGGDMNFSHLVSLVAYLASRGLLCLRFTCKGLNIAYRTKAYKTVVEYLKSSGEYKLSGVFLGGRSMGSRAAASVTRQISQDENEDFIHGLICLSYPLHRPKLLSKLREEDLFFIKCPVLFVSGSEDEMCEKKLLEGVASKMKTLKKIHWVEKANHGMAVKGRTADDIMMEISTQVFSWIKEIIEQEYK is encoded by the exons atgcccCGCGCCCGCTCCCTACAGCGATCGGCGGGCGAGGCTGGGCTGCTGCGGGGCCGGGGCTCGGCCCGTTCCGCGGCGCAGAAGGAACCGGCTCGGCGggaaccggcccggcccggcgctgcgGG ATTTGTCCTCTGTCTTCTGAAAGGCAAACGGCCCTGCCCGTCAGCAACATGG gtTAAAGTGAAAATACCTTTTGGAAATAAATACCTAGATGCTATTTTTTCTGTCCCAGACAAGATATTAACACACGGAGTGATTCTTACTCATGGAGCTGGAGGAGATATGAATTTCTCTCATTTAGTTTCTTTGGTAGCCTATCTTGCATCCCGTGGACTTCTGTGCTTGAGATTTACCTGTAAAGGCCTTAACATTGCTTATAGGACTAAAGCATATAAAACAGTTGTG GAATATTTAAAGTCCTCTGGTGAATATAAACTTTCTGGTGTCTTTCTTGGAG GTCGTTCGATGGGTTCACGAGCCGCTGCCTCTGTGACACGTCAGATTAGCCAGGATGAAAATGAGGATTTCATTCACGGTCTGATATGTTTATCTTATCCACTGCATCGACCAAAGCTTCTGTCCAAACTCCGGGAagaagatttattttttattaagtgTCCTGTGCTGTTTGTCTCAGGATCAGAAGATGAGATGTGTGAAAAA AAATTATTGGAAGGTGTGGCAAGCAAAATGAAGACCCTTAAAAAAATTCATTGGGTTGAAAAAGCAAACCATGGCATGGCAGTAAAAGGACGAACAGCAGACGATATTATGATGGAAATAAGCACACAGGTTTTTTCATGGATCAAAGAAATCATTGAACAGGAGTACAAATAA
- the TEX30 gene encoding testis-expressed protein 30 isoform X1 — protein MGGFTEVKVKIPFGNKYLDAIFSVPDKILTHGVILTHGAGGDMNFSHLVSLVAYLASRGLLCLRFTCKGLNIAYRTKAYKTVVEYLKSSGEYKLSGVFLGGRSMGSRAAASVTRQISQDENEDFIHGLICLSYPLHRPKLLSKLREEDLFFIKCPVLFVSGSEDEMCEKKLLEGVASKMKTLKKIHWVEKANHGMAVKGRTADDIMMEISTQVFSWIKEIIEQEYK, from the exons ATGGGTGGGTTTACAGAG gtTAAAGTGAAAATACCTTTTGGAAATAAATACCTAGATGCTATTTTTTCTGTCCCAGACAAGATATTAACACACGGAGTGATTCTTACTCATGGAGCTGGAGGAGATATGAATTTCTCTCATTTAGTTTCTTTGGTAGCCTATCTTGCATCCCGTGGACTTCTGTGCTTGAGATTTACCTGTAAAGGCCTTAACATTGCTTATAGGACTAAAGCATATAAAACAGTTGTG GAATATTTAAAGTCCTCTGGTGAATATAAACTTTCTGGTGTCTTTCTTGGAG GTCGTTCGATGGGTTCACGAGCCGCTGCCTCTGTGACACGTCAGATTAGCCAGGATGAAAATGAGGATTTCATTCACGGTCTGATATGTTTATCTTATCCACTGCATCGACCAAAGCTTCTGTCCAAACTCCGGGAagaagatttattttttattaagtgTCCTGTGCTGTTTGTCTCAGGATCAGAAGATGAGATGTGTGAAAAA AAATTATTGGAAGGTGTGGCAAGCAAAATGAAGACCCTTAAAAAAATTCATTGGGTTGAAAAAGCAAACCATGGCATGGCAGTAAAAGGACGAACAGCAGACGATATTATGATGGAAATAAGCACACAGGTTTTTTCATGGATCAAAGAAATCATTGAACAGGAGTACAAATAA
- the TEX30 gene encoding testis-expressed protein 30 isoform X2, with the protein MNFSHLVSLVAYLASRGLLCLRFTCKGLNIAYRTKAYKTVVEYLKSSGEYKLSGVFLGGRSMGSRAAASVTRQISQDENEDFIHGLICLSYPLHRPKLLSKLREEDLFFIKCPVLFVSGSEDEMCEKKLLEGVASKMKTLKKIHWVEKANHGMAVKGRTADDIMMEISTQVFSWIKEIIEQEYK; encoded by the exons ATGAATTTCTCTCATTTAGTTTCTTTGGTAGCCTATCTTGCATCCCGTGGACTTCTGTGCTTGAGATTTACCTGTAAAGGCCTTAACATTGCTTATAGGACTAAAGCATATAAAACAGTTGTG GAATATTTAAAGTCCTCTGGTGAATATAAACTTTCTGGTGTCTTTCTTGGAG GTCGTTCGATGGGTTCACGAGCCGCTGCCTCTGTGACACGTCAGATTAGCCAGGATGAAAATGAGGATTTCATTCACGGTCTGATATGTTTATCTTATCCACTGCATCGACCAAAGCTTCTGTCCAAACTCCGGGAagaagatttattttttattaagtgTCCTGTGCTGTTTGTCTCAGGATCAGAAGATGAGATGTGTGAAAAA AAATTATTGGAAGGTGTGGCAAGCAAAATGAAGACCCTTAAAAAAATTCATTGGGTTGAAAAAGCAAACCATGGCATGGCAGTAAAAGGACGAACAGCAGACGATATTATGATGGAAATAAGCACACAGGTTTTTTCATGGATCAAAGAAATCATTGAACAGGAGTACAAATAA